The Tenebrio molitor chromosome 7, icTenMoli1.1, whole genome shotgun sequence region attaattagtGTGTTTGTGTCTTTGTAGACTTATCGATCGTtttccaaataaataattctctCAATATTCGACACGCACAACTTAGATTTAGATCCTTGAAACTCCAGTGAACATCATGTGTACATCTATAATCAGTACTTTATTTAAcagattaaacataaatagcgggataataaaaaagatcAAATCGATAATTGACTACAAGTTATTATTGGTGCACCACAAGTTAGTAACTTAAACTTGCTTTGTTCTTGATTCACAATAGCACTTCATTTCCAGATAGTTCAACTTAAGTTGTAAATGGCCAAATTTccatattgttttaaaataatcagCTACAGTcaaaaaatggaataaaattatgatttatttaaatatttgttactGAAGGCTTTAATTCGAatgtcgcattttcctcgaaaattactatcggcaacgctgtttagtgtaaaattttgtgagaattgtaattttgaggttaagtgtttattaaatatcttgtttttctgggcattgttgctgctaataaaacaatatgaacggaattcaaagcaatagaattttattttgattcaaataaatgtcataatttatagtgaCCAACATAgtaggaaaaaatatctacctagggttttttaaattttaccaacctaaagcaacaggttgtggttttttaatttttgaatggactttataaagagcgatgaaattaatttgtaatcgagtcatccatggatttgaatacGTATGTCTTTTCGATTGATATGCtcagatctaacctgtgttttaagctgtgttttttgttcaagaaacgacatacgatttcggattcatggataactccattacaaattaatttgatcactCGATACATTATTTACTAAAGCGATCAGAgtaaggctcgataaggcgttgcaaattcaaaaccatgacaaccGACATTGTTGAAGGATTGTATTTGCCatttcgttaacgatttgcaaagtttcgtgaatctccccctaactatttatgtatttttcttttttctttatttatatcTTTGTTATTGAAGTCTTTGATTCAAAATTTCTTTGATTCctacacaataataataaatgaatacCACTAAACTCATTTGTATTTTCTGATTTGCTCctgcatatttttttcttatcaaTCATTTgtcgggattttttttttattttttctttttttgacaAGCACTGGGAGAActgaaacaatgaaaattgcgAGTCCGGTTTGATTGCGAGTTGAATCTAGGTAGTGTGGCGCAATTGCATCAAATTGTCACTGTCTAAATAACTAGAAAAAAACTCTCccaaaaaatggaatttacCCGTAGTGAGGTGTTGCTCTCGGTATCATACCCACCCGAAGAACTTCTATCGGGCATTGCAGGCGGGTGCGGCTTGTGGCAACTCTGCATCATTGCCGCAGCATGCACCGCAGAATTTCTCCACGCCTTTGACGTCTACTCCTTACGAACATCCACAGCAACTTTTCTCAACTACACCTGCAAAAACGGCAACGGCAGTCGATGCTTCACCGCAAACGGGAGTGTTTGCACCGagttcatattttataaacaacacCCGGTAACCACTTTTGCGGAAAAGGTATAGTTGTTGTCAGAAAGTGCTCAACACTGACGCACTGACAACTTTTTTGCAGTTGGAGCTCATCTGTGACAAAGAATGGTACGTGGTGTGGCTCGAGAACGCTTACCGGATCGGTTTGATACTCGGTTATGGTTTGACCGGAGGATGTGCCGACAAGTTTGGCTTGAAAATTTCGTCGATGGTGTTTTTGGCGTTGCAGTGTCTCACGGGACTGCTAACAATCAGCATGAAAGAGTTTGCAGTCgtgatattttttctaataattcaCGGCTTTTGCTGTACGTTCCTCTACGTGTTTCCTAAAACCGCAGGTCAGTTTAACAAtttaaagaagaagaaaaacatttgatgtttttttaagtgtgCGATGCCGTCGGGAATAAGTGGAGAACGCTGGCTCTAGGTGCCACGATGTTGACTTTCCCGGTTGTTCTCATggtatttccatttttttacaacatcTTCACGGACATCGCTGGAGTCATAGCCGCAGTTTCTGTTGTACCATTAATACTCTTGATACCTTTATTGTGACAAAATGGGCGTTTTGTcgaacaaataatttattcttgTTTCTAGGTACTACAAAGATTCACCAAACTATATCTTTTTAATGACGGATATCTCAAAAGGAGAAGATACTCTTCGCCACATTGCAGAAATCAACAAACACCCCATGTCTCCTAATGCTAAAATACGACCGGTGCAgataataatagtatattatttgcGGAATAACTTGCATTATTTACATACTCTTTAGTATTCTATTTTAGGATAACAAAGTACCTAAGCCTAGTTGCTTTTCCGACGTTTGGAAACCATCGACAACAAGATACCCCTATTTGGCCTTATTGTGCTGCTGGTTTGCAGAAGGAGTGTGCGTTGGTGTCTTAATGAACCACGTCTACAGCGGTTTCGCTCACATCTATTTGTACGGCTTTTGTGCTTTGGTAGGATGTTTGATTGGGATCGTTCTTTGTTACCGAATCCAGCACAGAGTCGTAATCGGTATTTTTGGGTTTCTAAAGTCTATCTTCATCGGTGGACTTCATTTGTTCGACGTCTTGCACAACTCCAAAGTATTTTTCAGATTCAATGCGTGAAAGTTTACGAATTTATCCTTTTTAGAACAATCCCGGTTTTATAGCTTTAGAAATGTTAAGCGGAGTTTTGATCTGGATTTCATTCACAGCACTCGACAATTTAACTCCACGGATGTTTCCAACTGAAATGAGAAATTTTTGCTTCGGTTTGTGCCTAAGCGTGTTCCACGTGGGATACATGATTGCGTCGTTGATGCTTCACAGTTCACCTAAAGAGTTTTGGCAGATTGGTGTCATGTTAGTTGTTGCGGCAACTCTGGAAACACTTGCGTCCTTTTGGTTTTGGGAAGTTCACAATCGCGAACTACCTGACTATTTACAAGACTGTGAAAACTTCAAGACGTAAagagaaacattttattagagaatttttttcgaaGCGGATTTTTCAGATACTACAAACCCACTAGATATCTTAATATATTTGATCGGGCCAGTCAACATGAGATCGAAGTTAAAGTAATGGAATTGAACAGAACGGATTggcgagtaaaaaaaaaaccgccTCCACCAAGTAGACGTAAGTGACAGAATTGACGTAATTTGTGTAGAATTCTGTTGTAATACTgacagaaataaaactatcttgtgaaaattaaaatgcaatCGAACACGTTTGTCTTTCaagatttttaattattttgaaagaaataaatCGCGACGGTTATTAATATTTGTGCATATAAAACAGCTCGTAAGTCAAATCCAGATGGTAATTGTTAACAACACTGTTAACAATTGTTAACTGATGTCAGATATGTACTTAGGTTATCGTAAGTAGAAATTTTATGTAGCTTGAAGCGCTTCGTGATTGTTCTGAGAACActctatttattttaaaatgttgaaattaagtATACGATACTCTGTCAAAAATCTGATCGTGGTTTCCATGTGGTGAGCACTGAAAATTTACCAAGTGGAATTTCAGAGCTACGTCAAACTTTGTTAGACATGACTTCTCGAGTATGGCAACCTCACCTTGAAGCGACCTCATCGACACAAACCATGATTGCTTCGGCGAATAGGAATTTAAGAAATGAAGTCTGGTTTTTCGGTGACATTTCGCCACAGCAATGCAAAGAGCTACTGTTGTCGAAACCAAACGGATATTTTCTCGTTAGAAACTCACGAACTTTTCCTGGAGATTTTACTTTGTGCCTTTCTTTTGACGATAACGTGGAAAACTATAGAATCCAGATGGAAAACCGTAAATGGACAATTgacaatgaaaaatatttttacactgTGCAAGAACTGATAGAGCACTACAAGCAAGACGCCGATGGACTCAGCACTAGATTAGTTGCCACTGTAGGACCTCGAAAGCAAAGGAGTGAGCATGTTAAATTTAAAGACAGAAGGATGAGTTCCCCAATCGTGTTAAGTACAAAATAGCATGTTAAATAACGTACgcgatgaaattttattatgtagATTATCAGTTTTTTGTTACTTATTGATGAcggaaaataaataactattgtattaattaataagtCGACAAGTTAATGACTACTGATATAACAATTATTCGCAACGGTCTAAATAAATTACTGGATAAGaagtggaaaagaataaacaaaaaaaaaaattgctaaatTGTTTTGGATAGAAGTGTTTATCTACAAACTGACATTAGTATCTAGGTAGGAAGCGTCAAAAAGTTGTCATTTTATGACAATCGAGTTGATAGTACCGTTGCACAGTCGATGATAATTCCAGTCAGCCAGGGTTCTCCACCCGAAGAACTAGTAACAGTTGTGGGAGGAGGGTGTGGAAGATGGCAAATATGCATCACCATCGTATCCTTTATGGTGATACTCATCCACGGACTCGATATATATTCGTCGAAAGCCGCAACTCCACATTTTGTCAACTATACGTGTGCCGACAACAGCGGCAGTCAGTGTCTGAACGCAAACGGCAGCAAATGTGAAAATTTCGTATTTTGGAAACAGCACGACGTCACCACTTTCACGGAGAAGGTGACGGGGGCTTACGCTCTGCCACTTGaaacgatttaaatttttgtatagTTCAAGCTGGTTTGCGAAAAGGAGCATTCGGGCATGTGGGTcagaaattgtttttgtatAGGTCTGATGTTTGGTTATGTGATGTCCGGGTGGTGTGCAGAtagatttggaaaaaaaattgtcgcgaTGATTTGTATACCGCTGCAGTGCATACTGGGAGTGTTTTTGATCAGCATCACTAATTATTTTACCATGTTGTTTTTTGCAACGATGCAGGGACTGTGTTCTGCATCCATCTACCTGATTGCTAGAGTCGCAGGTAGGTTCCACCTACAACGTGTTCTCGATAATTCgtaattttttgtagtttgtgaAGCTGTTGGAAATAAGTGGAGGACTTTCGTCTTGGGACTCACTTTCTTACCTCTTCCAATTAGCTTGGCAGTATCACAGTTTTTTTATAAGATGTTTAATGACATCGAGACAGTCATAGCAGTTATTTCCGTACTTCCACTGATATTTTTAGTGCCGCTACTGTAAATATCAATTACACTGATTTCATgaagatataaaaattttctctttattagatattttaaagattcTCCACACTACATCCTTCTATTTGCTGATTTTGATAAAGCTGAGGGAGCTGTCCGTAAAATTGctcgtttcaataaaaaacacATCCCATCTGATATTAGAATTCGACCAGTCCAGATAATTGTATGCTTATAAGTAGATTCTCGCTTTAATATGTAGTTTGTAGTACGATATTTCAGGAAAACGAAATTCCACCAGTGCATTTATGCCAcctttttttgaaatcttgTAAAATACGAAATATCTGCTTTGCTTTGACGTGTCTTTGGTTTTTTGAAGGGTTTGCAAGCGAGATTCTTCTTATTTACCTCTATGACGACTTTGAAAACTTGTACTGTTTTGCCTTAGGTGGTGTTCTTGGAGTTATTATTTCTACCATTTTGtgtcatttcattaatcataaaataataataggaatgtttaattttttaaaatgttgttctATTCTGGGGATTTTCTTGCTAGACGTTCATTTACGTGAAACTGTAGGTAAGTTCAAAAAGTATTTACACCTccactaaaataaaattttagaacaatATAAGTGGGTTTGTACTGAAGCTGACCagttctttttttctttttctctctCACGGAACTCTGGCCAATTTAACACCTCGAATGTTCTCAACCGATCTAAGAGCACAGAGTTTAGGTTTCTGCTGGGCAGTGTATTATTTTGGATGTGTCATATTAACCGTAATATTTACTTACTCTCACAGAAGTATTCTCTGGGGAATTGTCACAGTCCTAATAGTTATTAGTCCACTCTTCGAAACATACTCTTGCTTTTGGCTGTGGAACGTACACGATCGGGAATTACCCGATATCTTAGAggatattataaattttgagaagtaattattaacgccaaaattgattatttatttattttttgtcttcATTTTATTGTAGGTTCTACAAACCACGTAGATTTGTCACTATTCATGACCGACAAGTTACTCCACATGAAATGGAAGTCAAATCTGTGAATTTAAATGATACAGAATAATTTCAAGGGCAAATTTAAACATGCACCTTTGTGAAATAATTTACCGATGATAATAACTTGTCAAATATGAATAATAAAGTCAATAAATTGTGGGTTTCAGTGATTCTGGTGATATAAAATAAGTTTGTAACTGGTAAATACCCCTTCTTGTTACGCCACTGCTTTCTGTTTAATTTTGTACGATGGTGACATCTTTAGTTATGGAATCGAATTTTAAACAGATTTCAATGTTATCGGCAGTTTTGCCACATAAAATTGTCACACAGTGTTGTCacatgtcagaattgtcagaaTGAGATACGTCAAATCTTGTCAAATAATCAAATTGTGTTTTGCTTGAATCCATATGGTGAATGGATTGTCATAAACTgaacaaatttgtttgaaatagTATTAAGTTAAGTTTTTATATAAGTCGTGCAAGctggtttatttattttgacgaCAATTACCAATAATTATCATTAGAAAAGATTAACAGATCATGGCTGATTGGGAGGAAATTAAGCGCCTGGCTGCTGATTTTCAAAAAGTGCAGCTGAGTTCCACGTCACAAAAGTCAGTATTTATTATATTccaggaatttattttaagacGCAAATTACAGGTTGTCAGAGCGCAACTGCATTGAAATAATCTCATACCtgaaggaaaagaaaatcatagatttaatttttactgttgATGGCAAAGAATTCCTCACTCCTTCACACCTGATCCAGGACATCAGAAATGAGCTTTATGTGAGCGGTGGTCGTATTAATCTAGTAGAACTAGCAAAAATCATAGGAGTGGATTTAGCTCACATCACAGCTCATTTAAAAGATGTACTCAAGGGCCAAAAAGACATCCACTCTGTGTTAGGGCAACTGATTGATTCTTCTTACATAACAAAAATAGCTGgggaaattaatgaaaaactcTCACAACAGGGGCAAATCAATATTGGTGATTTGACAATACAGTATGATTTAAGTGCTGAATTTCTACAACAGCAAGTTGTGGACAAGCACTTGGGAAAAATAATTCATGGCAAACAGGATAGCAATGACCCCAGAGTATATTTCACTGAATCTTTTATTGCAAGGTGTAAAGCTAAAGTTAGGGGTGCTTTGAGTGGCTTGACCCACCCCACTCCAGTAACATCAATTTTGAATCATATTAACATCAGTGAGAAGCTGTTTTTCTCACTTTTTGATCAAACTTCCATGTATGGGTCTTTAACAAGTCGGGTTGTTGGTGCTCAGTACATACCAAATGTTTATGCAAGGTCTCAGGTgagttacatttttatttcaaatacataattaCTTATGAAACAtcacaaaaaattatcaaaatgaactTGGAGTttaatttatgcaattatGCAATGGCATggtcaaaaaattactaataGACATGTTAATTAATACATACTTTGTTTACCTTACTTTAACATTATCACTGGCAGAGataaattacaacaaaacaCATAAGCTAATAGCCTTAactgtaattattgataactATACAGCTAGAAATTTTGAAGTAGATATTTTTTACTAGCCTTTTatctttaaaaaagaaaatctgacaaaaatgtgtttttatttaaattgtttcttgttatgtaattaataaGCTGAATAAAGGACAAAGTTCCACTTGGGATTGTTTGAGCTCTTAGACTTTgatattgttatttataataactttattttcgaattttcagtttcattatttatataacttccattatttattttaattcgtattatattgtttatttaaatgtttgttCACAACTTGAGTCGTTCCGATGACCGAGTTCTTCAAGTGTATATGTTTTATAGAGCGAATGGGTGAACAATTTCTACAAACAAAACGGTTATTTGGAGTACGACTCGTTGGCAAGATTGGGCATCTCCGATTACAAATCTTACATAAGAAAGCAATTATCCAGCGAggaactaatttttttaaactcgtGCGCTATTTCGAAAAGAATTTTAGAAAGGGCCGAGGCAGACGTTGAAGAATGTATCTCGAGCAAATCACACCTCGACCTCCAATCAAATCTTCCGTCGGTTTTCAACGACAGCGACACCAAACTTATTCTCGACTCTGTTCTtaccaaacaaaaacaacaacaaacgaTCGTGATCGAAAACTACGTGATCAGCAAAGCTTTCATCGAaaatttgtcgaaaaatttcGACGGACTCGTCAAAGAGAAGGCCAAACAGGTGGTAGAGTCTGGCAGGTACCAGCAGTACCAAACTGAATTGCAAGTGTCGTCGAGTAAGCCGCAGAAGTTTGAGGAGGTAGAGGAGAAGACTGACAAACGCGAAGAAAGGAGGAAGAAGGCGGCTGGAGGGAAAAGCGGAGGGGGGA contains the following coding sequences:
- the LOC138134606 gene encoding solute carrier family 22 member 1-like, with translation MEFTRSEVLLSVSYPPEELLSGIAGGCGLWQLCIIAAACTAEFLHAFDVYSLRTSTATFLNYTCKNGNGSRCFTANGSVCTEFIFYKQHPVTTFAEKLELICDKEWYVVWLENAYRIGLILGYGLTGGCADKFGLKISSMVFLALQCLTGLLTISMKEFAVVIFFLIIHGFCCTFLYVFPKTAVCDAVGNKWRTLALGATMLTFPVVLMVFPFFYNIFTDIAGVIAAVSVVPLILLIPLLYYKDSPNYIFLMTDISKGEDTLRHIAEINKHPMSPNAKIRPVQIIIDNKVPKPSCFSDVWKPSTTRYPYLALLCCWFAEGVCVGVLMNHVYSGFAHIYLYGFCALVGCLIGIVLCYRIQHRVVIGIFGFLKSIFIGGLHLFDVLHNSKNNPGFIALEMLSGVLIWISFTALDNLTPRMFPTEMRNFCFGLCLSVFHVGYMIASLMLHSSPKEFWQIGVMLVVAATLETLASFWFWEVHNRELPDYLQDCENFKTYYKPTRYLNIFDRASQHEIEVKVMELNRTDWRVKKKPPPPSRQLRQTLLDMTSRVWQPHLEATSSTQTMIASANRNLRNEVWFFGDISPQQCKELLLSKPNGYFLVRNSRTFPGDFTLCLSFDDNVENYRIQMENRKWTIDNEKYFYTVQELIEHYKQDADGLSTRLVATVGPRKQRSEHVKFKDRRMSSPIVLSTK
- the LOC138134611 gene encoding solute carrier family 22 member 1-like isoform X2, with amino-acid sequence MIIPVSQGSPPEELVTVVGGGCGRWQICITIVSFMVILIHGLDIYSSKAATPHFVNYTCADNSGSQCLNANGSKCENFVFWKQHDVTTFTEKFKLVCEKEHSGMWVRNCFCIGLMFGYVMSGWCADRFGKKIVAMICIPLQCILGVFLISITNYFTMLFFATMQGLCSASIYLIARVAVCEAVGNKWRTFVLGLTFLPLPISLAVSQFFYKMFNDIETVIAVISVLPLIFLVPLLYFKDSPHYILLFADFDKAEGAVRKIARFNKKHIPSDIRIRPVQIIENEIPPVHLCHLFLKSWFASEILLIYLYDDFENLYCFALGGVLGVIISTILCHFINHKIIIGMFNFLKCCSILGIFLLDVHLRETNNISGFVLKLTSSFFLFLSHGTLANLTPRMFSTDLRAQSLGFCWAVYYFGCVILTVIFTYSHRSILWGIVTVLIVISPLFETYSCFWLWNVHDRELPDILEDIINFEKFYKPRRFVTIHDRQVTPHEMEVKSVNLNDTE
- the LOC138134611 gene encoding solute carrier family 22 member 1-like isoform X1, translated to MIIPVSQGSPPEELVTVVGGGCGRWQICITIVSFMVILIHGLDIYSSKAATPHFVNYTCADNSGSQCLNANGSKCENFVFWKQHDVTTFTEKFKLVCEKEHSGMWVRNCFCIGLMFGYVMSGWCADRFGKKIVAMICIPLQCILGVFLISITNYFTMLFFATMQGLCSASIYLIARVAVCEAVGNKWRTFVLGLTFLPLPISLAVSQFFYKMFNDIETVIAVISVLPLIFLVPLLYFKDSPHYILLFADFDKAEGAVRKIARFNKKHIPSDIRIRPVQIIENEIPPVHLCHLFLKSCKIRNICFALTCLWFFEGFASEILLIYLYDDFENLYCFALGGVLGVIISTILCHFINHKIIIGMFNFLKCCSILGIFLLDVHLRETNNISGFVLKLTSSFFLFLSHGTLANLTPRMFSTDLRAQSLGFCWAVYYFGCVILTVIFTYSHRSILWGIVTVLIVISPLFETYSCFWLWNVHDRELPDILEDIINFEKFYKPRRFVTIHDRQVTPHEMEVKSVNLNDTE
- the LOC138134611 gene encoding solute carrier family 22 member 1-like isoform X3, whose translation is MIIPVSQGSPPEELVTVVGGGCGRWQICITIVSFMVILIHGLDIYSSKAATPHFVNYTCADNSGSQCLNANGSKCENFVFWKQHDVTTFTEKFKLVCEKEHSGMWVRNCFCIGLMFGYVMSGWCADRFGKKIVAMICIPLQCILGVFLISITNYFTMLFFATMQGLCSASIYLIARVAVCEAVGNKWRTFVLGLTFLPLPISLAVSQFFYKMFNDIETVIAVISVLPLIFLVPLLYFKDSPHYILLFADFDKAEGAVRKIARFNKKHIPSDIRIRPVQIIYDISGKRNSTSAFMPPFFEILVCKRDSSYLPL
- the Ufl1 gene encoding E3 UFM1-protein ligase 1 homolog, with the protein product MADWEEIKRLAADFQKVQLSSTSQKLSERNCIEIISYLKEKKIIDLIFTVDGKEFLTPSHLIQDIRNELYVSGGRINLVELAKIIGVDLAHITAHLKDVLKGQKDIHSVLGQLIDSSYITKIAGEINEKLSQQGQINIGDLTIQYDLSAEFLQQQVVDKHLGKIIHGKQDSNDPRVYFTESFIARCKAKVRGALSGLTHPTPVTSILNHINISEKLFFSLFDQTSMYGSLTSRVVGAQYIPNVYARSQSEWVNNFYKQNGYLEYDSLARLGISDYKSYIRKQLSSEELIFLNSCAISKRILERAEADVEECISSKSHLDLQSNLPSVFNDSDTKLILDSVLTKQKQQQTIVIENYVISKAFIENLSKNFDGLVKEKAKQVVESGRYQQYQTELQVSSSKPQKFEEVEEKTDKREERRKKAAGGKSGGGTQGRETKTKSTKKTSRSKHVEEDHDFEQTVEKRQTLEIITSGNIQDLIQKELDEDGLDELTHPVTQYLLPQLNEKGLEVAAEIYATTIADRTANRRQTHNELQNKLNALIGDVRLFEKGLKLLPDDLQPQLLKYLLKTLCTDVVTEILNYVAAEQNLNTQTENLNNDQRLKFVNDLPADFKKSLLPLVRSLVGQSIDEFMVAVEESLNACSMIIKKIDKKKDRTIVLNHKHVLLEQLNKCDDLALVLHLTTLVIFTTATQCMLHASGRHVASILQFLKQYLSEEQVAELTSYHDFVTLMLSGGTEAENAKEKLKEKMQVVKNIANEFKKPGTEKS